One Streptomyces sp. RPA4-2 genomic window carries:
- the sufC gene encoding Fe-S cluster assembly ATPase SufC → MATLEIHDLHVTVEADNATKEILKGVDLTVRQGETHAIMGPNGSGKSTLAYSLAGHPKYTITGGTVTLDGEDVLEMSVDERARAGLFLAMQYPVEIPGVSVSNFLRTSATAVRGEAPKLRTWVKEVKETMERLSMDPAFAERNVNEGFSGGEKKRHEILQLELLKPKIAILDETDSGLDVDALRVVSEGVNRVRESGEVGTLLITHYTRILRYIKPDFVHVFSAGRIVESGGAELADKLENEGYEAYTKGGVSA, encoded by the coding sequence ATGGCTACGCTTGAAATCCACGACCTGCACGTCACCGTCGAGGCCGACAACGCCACGAAGGAGATCCTCAAGGGCGTCGACCTCACCGTCCGGCAGGGCGAGACGCACGCCATCATGGGCCCCAACGGCTCGGGCAAGTCGACCCTCGCCTACTCGCTCGCGGGCCACCCGAAGTACACGATCACCGGTGGCACCGTGACCCTCGACGGCGAGGACGTCCTGGAGATGTCCGTCGACGAGCGCGCCCGCGCGGGCCTGTTCCTGGCGATGCAGTACCCGGTCGAGATCCCCGGTGTCTCCGTCTCCAACTTCCTGCGCACCTCCGCCACCGCCGTCCGCGGCGAGGCCCCCAAGCTGCGTACGTGGGTGAAGGAGGTCAAGGAGACCATGGAGCGCCTCTCCATGGACCCCGCCTTCGCCGAGCGCAACGTGAACGAGGGCTTCTCCGGCGGTGAGAAGAAGCGCCACGAGATCCTTCAGCTGGAGCTTCTCAAGCCGAAGATCGCGATCCTCGACGAGACCGACTCCGGCCTGGACGTCGACGCCCTGCGCGTCGTCTCCGAGGGCGTGAACCGCGTCCGCGAGAGCGGCGAGGTGGGCACCCTGCTCATCACGCACTACACGCGCATCCTGCGCTACATCAAGCCCGACTTCGTCCACGTCTTCTCCGCCGGTCGGATCGTCGAGTCCGGCGGTGCCGAGCTCGCCGACAAGCTGGAGAACGAGGGGTACGAGGCTTACACGAAGGGTGGCGTATCAGCGTGA
- the sufU gene encoding Fe-S cluster assembly sulfur transfer protein SufU: protein MKLDSMYQEVILDHYKHPHGRGLRDGDAEVHHVNPTCGDEITLRVKYDGEQIADISYEGQGCSISQASASVLNDLLVGKDVSEAQKIQETFLELMQSKGRTEPDEAMEEVLEDAVAFAGVSKYPARVKCALLSWMAWKDATAQALGESAERKTA, encoded by the coding sequence GTGAAGCTGGATTCGATGTACCAGGAAGTCATCCTGGACCACTACAAGCACCCGCACGGGCGGGGCTTGCGGGATGGCGATGCCGAGGTGCACCACGTCAACCCGACGTGCGGCGACGAGATCACGCTGCGCGTGAAGTACGACGGCGAGCAGATCGCGGACATCTCGTACGAGGGGCAGGGCTGCTCCATCAGCCAGGCCTCGGCGTCCGTGCTCAACGATCTGCTCGTCGGCAAGGACGTGTCCGAGGCGCAGAAGATCCAGGAGACCTTCCTGGAGCTGATGCAGTCCAAGGGCCGGACCGAGCCGGACGAGGCGATGGAGGAGGTGCTGGAGGACGCGGTCGCGTTCGCCGGTGTCTCCAAGTACCCGGCCCGGGTCAAGTGCGCCCTCCTCAGCTGGATGGCGTGGAAGGACGCGACAGCCCAGGCTCTGGGCGAGAGCGCCGAGAGGAAGACGGCATGA
- a CDS encoding metalloregulator ArsR/SmtB family transcription factor produces the protein MKNVGEARETPTGAPQEELATGERSTRNRVARSILDHGPSTVADLAGRLGLTQAAVRRHLDALVADDVVEAREQRVYGARTRGRPAKVFALTDCGRDAFDQSYDTLAADALRWIAEREGGDEAIVAFARARIAAQADAYREVIESAAPEGRTEALAKALSADGYAATARSAPVGEQLCQHHCPVAHVAEQFPQLCEAETEFFSQLLGTHVQRLATIAHGDGVCTTFIPKISKSDQRDPNASASTAGRNPA, from the coding sequence GTGAAAAACGTTGGCGAGGCTCGGGAGACCCCCACGGGGGCCCCGCAGGAGGAACTCGCGACCGGTGAGCGGTCCACCCGCAACCGGGTCGCGCGGTCCATCCTGGACCACGGCCCGTCGACGGTGGCCGACCTCGCGGGACGGCTGGGGCTGACCCAGGCCGCCGTGCGCCGCCACCTCGACGCGCTCGTCGCCGACGACGTCGTGGAAGCTCGTGAGCAGCGGGTCTACGGCGCGCGCACGCGCGGCCGTCCCGCCAAGGTGTTCGCCCTGACCGACTGCGGCCGGGACGCCTTCGACCAGTCCTACGACACGCTCGCCGCCGACGCCCTGCGATGGATCGCGGAGCGTGAGGGCGGGGACGAGGCGATCGTCGCCTTCGCCCGCGCCAGGATCGCCGCCCAGGCGGACGCGTACCGCGAGGTCATCGAGTCCGCGGCCCCCGAGGGCCGCACCGAAGCCCTGGCCAAGGCCCTGAGCGCGGACGGGTACGCTGCTACGGCGCGCAGCGCACCGGTCGGCGAGCAGCTCTGCCAGCACCACTGCCCGGTCGCGCATGTCGCCGAGCAGTTCCCGCAGCTGTGCGAGGCGGAGACCGAGTTCTTCTCCCAGCTGCTCGGCACACATGTCCAGCGACTGGCCACCATCGCCCACGGCGACGGTGTGTGCACGACGTTCATCCCCAAGATTTCCAAGTCCGATCAGCGCGATCCCAACGCATCTGCAAGCACCGCCGGGAGGAACCCCGCATGA
- a CDS encoding AbfB domain-containing protein, translating into MPEISPDPERGPDRPAPTAEEPAWRPTPHGARHPAEPPSFTGSPAPWLSGAAPDGERLPGTRRLWLAGGLAVAVLVTTAIAVLDQRTDIASWDRANRTVSDTEPPLPPADFTTASGEAATPAGEPTPSSARASGSAPTGQASPKSSARGSDSMGAPGTTGPSKAAPSSKPPASRPSSTPSPKSVRSVNYPDRYWHLRHGYVRLDEVTADSPADIRRDADFTVVAGLGNASCYSFATADGGYLRHRDFVLRADRDDGSALFERDATFCPRTSAYSGAVMLESLNYPGRYLRHRNFRLRLEAYDNSRLFRADSAFRVVDGLT; encoded by the coding sequence ATGCCTGAGATATCGCCGGACCCCGAGCGAGGGCCCGACCGTCCCGCGCCCACCGCGGAGGAACCCGCCTGGCGTCCCACTCCCCACGGTGCCCGCCACCCGGCGGAACCGCCTTCCTTCACAGGGTCCCCGGCGCCCTGGCTGAGCGGTGCGGCCCCGGACGGGGAACGGCTGCCCGGAACGCGGCGGCTCTGGCTGGCCGGAGGACTCGCGGTGGCGGTTCTCGTCACCACCGCGATCGCCGTACTGGACCAGCGAACTGACATCGCGTCATGGGACCGGGCGAACCGGACCGTCTCCGACACGGAACCGCCCTTGCCGCCCGCCGACTTCACCACGGCCTCCGGCGAGGCGGCGACCCCGGCCGGCGAGCCCACCCCGTCCTCCGCACGGGCTTCCGGCTCCGCGCCGACGGGCCAGGCCTCCCCCAAGTCCTCGGCACGGGGCTCCGACAGCATGGGCGCTCCCGGCACCACCGGACCGTCCAAAGCGGCCCCGTCCAGCAAGCCTCCCGCGTCCCGGCCCTCCTCCACGCCCTCGCCGAAATCGGTCCGGTCCGTCAACTACCCGGACCGGTACTGGCACTTGCGCCACGGCTACGTCCGTCTCGACGAGGTCACCGCCGACAGTCCGGCCGACATCAGGCGGGACGCCGACTTCACGGTGGTGGCGGGGCTCGGGAACGCCTCCTGCTACTCCTTCGCCACCGCCGACGGCGGCTACCTCCGCCATCGGGACTTCGTCCTGCGTGCCGACCGCGACGACGGTTCCGCCCTCTTCGAGCGGGACGCCACCTTCTGCCCCCGGACCTCGGCGTACAGCGGCGCCGTCATGCTGGAGTCGCTGAACTATCCGGGCCGCTATCTGCGGCACCGCAACTTCCGGCTCCGCCTGGAGGCGTACGACAACTCCCGGCTCTTCCGCGCGGACTCGGCGTTCCGTGTGGTCGACGGCCTGACCTGA
- a CDS encoding multidrug efflux SMR transporter, giving the protein MGYLLLAGAIVSEVAATTAMKYSEGFSRLWPSLVTALGYVVAFLLLAQCLKTVQVGTAYAIWAGAGTAVIAAIGMLFLGEALTVTKVAGVLLIIGGVVVLNLGGAH; this is encoded by the coding sequence ATGGGATACCTGCTGCTCGCCGGGGCCATCGTCTCCGAGGTGGCCGCCACGACCGCCATGAAGTACAGCGAGGGCTTCAGCAGACTGTGGCCGTCACTGGTGACCGCCCTCGGATATGTCGTCGCCTTCCTCCTGCTCGCGCAGTGCCTCAAGACCGTCCAGGTCGGCACGGCCTACGCGATCTGGGCCGGCGCCGGGACCGCCGTCATCGCCGCGATCGGCATGCTCTTCCTCGGGGAGGCGCTCACCGTCACCAAGGTGGCCGGGGTACTGCTGATCATCGGCGGGGTCGTGGTGCTGAACCTGGGCGGAGCCCACTGA
- the sufD gene encoding Fe-S cluster assembly protein SufD produces MAEAQNPPTLNSVRAGGPPPLGSTTAGQIAVAAESTVATRMSAPPSFDVADFPVPHGREEEWRFTPLERLRGLHDGTAVATGDGVKVDIQAPEGVLVETVGRDDARLGTAGTPVDRVAAQAYSAFEKAGVITVPKETVLTEPIRIAVHGEGGVAYGHQVVELGAFAEAVVVIDHTGDAVLAANVDFVLGDGAKLTVVSVQDWDDSAVHVGQHNALIGRDATFKSFVVTFGGDVVRLHPRVSYAGTGGEAELFGLYFTDAGQHQEHRLLVDHNTPHCKSNVMYKGALQGDGAHAVWIGDVLIEAKAEGTDTYEMNRNLVLTDGARVDSVPNLEIETGEIVGAGHASATGRFDDEQLFYLMARGIPADEARRLVVRGFFAGLVQQIGVDDIEERLLVKIDEELEASL; encoded by the coding sequence ATGGCCGAGGCTCAGAACCCCCCCACCCTCAACTCCGTTCGGGCGGGGGGACCCCCACCGCTGGGTTCCACCACCGCCGGGCAGATCGCGGTGGCCGCCGAGTCGACCGTCGCCACCCGCATGAGCGCGCCCCCGTCCTTCGACGTGGCGGACTTCCCGGTCCCCCACGGCCGCGAGGAGGAATGGCGCTTCACCCCGCTGGAGCGCCTGCGCGGGCTGCACGACGGCACCGCGGTCGCCACCGGTGACGGCGTGAAGGTCGACATCCAGGCGCCCGAGGGCGTCCTCGTGGAGACCGTCGGCCGTGACGACGCCCGGCTGGGCACGGCGGGCACCCCCGTCGACCGCGTCGCCGCCCAGGCGTACTCGGCGTTCGAGAAGGCCGGTGTCATCACCGTCCCCAAGGAGACGGTGCTCACCGAGCCGATCCGCATCGCCGTGCACGGCGAGGGCGGGGTCGCCTACGGCCACCAGGTCGTCGAGCTCGGAGCCTTCGCCGAGGCCGTCGTCGTCATCGACCACACTGGCGACGCGGTGCTCGCCGCCAACGTCGACTTCGTGCTGGGCGACGGAGCCAAGCTCACCGTCGTCTCCGTCCAGGACTGGGACGACAGCGCCGTCCACGTGGGCCAGCACAACGCCCTGATCGGCCGGGACGCCACCTTCAAGTCGTTCGTGGTCACCTTCGGCGGCGACGTCGTACGCCTGCACCCGCGGGTCTCCTACGCCGGCACCGGCGGCGAGGCCGAGCTGTTCGGCCTGTACTTCACCGACGCCGGCCAGCACCAGGAGCACCGCCTCCTGGTGGACCACAACACCCCGCACTGCAAGTCCAACGTCATGTACAAGGGCGCGCTCCAGGGCGACGGCGCCCACGCGGTGTGGATCGGCGACGTCCTCATCGAGGCCAAGGCCGAGGGCACGGACACCTACGAGATGAACCGCAACCTGGTTCTGACCGACGGCGCCCGCGTCGACTCCGTGCCGAACCTGGAGATCGAGACGGGCGAGATCGTCGGCGCCGGTCACGCCTCCGCCACCGGCCGCTTCGACGACGAGCAGCTCTTCTACCTGATGGCCCGAGGGATTCCGGCCGACGAGGCCCGTCGGCTCGTGGTCCGCGGCTTCTTCGCCGGACTGGTCCAGCAGATCGGCGTCGACGACATCGAAGAGCGCCTTCTCGTGAAGATCGACGAGGAGCTGGAGGCGTCGCTCTGA
- a CDS encoding TetR/AcrR family transcriptional regulator encodes MAPRRYDPERRQRIIDAAIRVVGGKGLAGLSHRSVATEADVPLGSTTYHFKTLDELMVAALRQTNEGFAEMVAARGALEDPRVDLAGELAGLMGAWLAGERTGVELEYDLYLAALRRPALRPVAAAWVQGLVDPLARRTDPVTARALVALLDGICLQVLLTGGTYEETYAREVLGRLIGGSGSGAGG; translated from the coding sequence ATGGCCCCGCGCCGCTACGACCCCGAGCGACGCCAGCGCATCATCGACGCGGCGATCCGCGTGGTGGGCGGCAAGGGGCTCGCCGGGCTGAGTCACCGCTCCGTCGCCACCGAGGCCGATGTGCCGCTCGGCTCCACCACCTACCACTTCAAGACCCTCGACGAACTCATGGTCGCCGCCCTGCGCCAGACGAACGAGGGCTTCGCCGAGATGGTCGCCGCGCGTGGCGCGCTCGAGGACCCCCGCGTCGACCTCGCGGGCGAACTCGCCGGGCTCATGGGCGCATGGCTCGCCGGGGAGCGCACGGGGGTCGAGCTGGAGTACGACCTGTACCTCGCCGCCCTGCGCCGCCCCGCGCTGCGCCCCGTCGCCGCCGCCTGGGTCCAGGGACTCGTCGACCCCCTCGCCCGCCGCACCGACCCCGTCACGGCGCGGGCGCTCGTGGCCCTGCTGGACGGCATCTGCCTCCAGGTGTTGCTGACCGGGGGGACCTACGAAGAGACGTACGCGCGGGAGGTGCTGGGACGGCTGATCGGCGGGAGCGGGAGCGGAGCCGGGGGCTGA
- a CDS encoding cysteine desulfurase: MTQLPGLLDTEAIRKDFPILDRLVHDGRKLVYLDNAATSQKPRQVLDALSGYYEQYNANVHRGVHVLAEEATALYEGARDKVAAFINAPSRDEVIFTKNASESLNLVANMLGWADEPYRVDHETEIVITEMEHHSNIVPWQLLAQRTGAKLKWFGLTDDGRLDLSNIDEIITEKTKIVSFVLVSNILGTVNPVEAIVRRAQEVGALVCIDASQAAPHMPLDVQALQADFVAFTGHKMCGPTGIGVLWGRQELLEDLPPFLGGGEMIETVSMHSSTYAPAPHKFEAGTPPIAQAVGLGAAIDYLNAIGMDKILAHEHALTEYAVKRLTEVPDLRIIGPTTAEDRGAAISFTLGDIHPHDVGQVLDEQGIAVRVGHHCARPVCLRYGIPATTRASFYLYSTPAEIDALVDGLEHVRNFFG; this comes from the coding sequence GTGACGCAGCTGCCGGGCCTCCTCGACACCGAGGCGATCCGCAAGGACTTCCCCATCCTGGACCGACTGGTCCACGACGGCCGGAAGCTCGTGTACCTGGACAACGCGGCGACTTCACAGAAGCCGCGCCAGGTGCTGGACGCCCTCAGTGGTTACTACGAGCAGTACAACGCCAACGTCCACCGCGGTGTGCATGTGCTCGCCGAGGAGGCCACGGCGCTGTACGAGGGCGCGCGCGACAAGGTCGCCGCGTTCATCAACGCGCCGAGCCGCGACGAGGTGATCTTCACCAAGAACGCCTCCGAGTCGCTCAACCTCGTGGCCAACATGCTCGGCTGGGCCGACGAGCCCTACCGGGTCGACCACGAGACCGAGATCGTCATCACGGAGATGGAGCACCACTCCAACATCGTGCCGTGGCAGCTGCTCGCGCAGCGCACGGGCGCGAAGCTGAAGTGGTTCGGCCTGACCGACGACGGCCGTCTCGACCTCTCGAACATCGACGAGATCATCACCGAGAAGACGAAGATCGTCTCCTTCGTGCTGGTGTCGAACATCCTGGGCACCGTGAACCCGGTCGAGGCGATAGTGCGCCGCGCCCAGGAGGTCGGCGCGCTGGTCTGCATCGACGCCTCCCAGGCCGCTCCGCACATGCCGCTGGACGTACAGGCCCTCCAGGCCGACTTCGTGGCCTTCACCGGCCACAAGATGTGCGGCCCGACCGGCATCGGCGTCCTCTGGGGCCGCCAGGAGCTGTTGGAGGACCTGCCCCCGTTCCTGGGCGGCGGCGAGATGATCGAGACGGTGTCGATGCACTCGTCGACGTACGCCCCGGCGCCCCACAAGTTCGAGGCGGGCACCCCGCCGATCGCCCAGGCGGTCGGTCTCGGCGCGGCGATCGACTACCTGAACGCGATCGGCATGGACAAGATCCTCGCCCACGAGCACGCGCTCACCGAGTACGCGGTGAAGCGGCTCACCGAGGTCCCCGACCTGCGGATCATCGGCCCGACCACGGCCGAGGACCGCGGCGCGGCGATCTCGTTCACGCTGGGTGACATCCACCCGCACGACGTGGGCCAGGTCCTGGACGAGCAGGGCATCGCGGTCCGGGTGGGACACCACTGCGCGCGCCCGGTCTGCCTGCGCTACGGAATTCCTGCGACCACGCGAGCGTCGTTCTACCTGTACTCCACGCCGGCCGAGATCGACGCTCTGGTAGACGGCCTGGAGCACGTCCGGAACTTCTTCGGCTGA
- a CDS encoding metal-sulfur cluster assembly factor: MSENETLTTKPASEDELREALYDVVDPELGIDVVNLGLIYGIHIDDANIATIDMTLTSAACPLTDVIEDQAKSATDGIVNELRINWVWMPPWGPDKITDDGREQLRALGFNV; encoded by the coding sequence ATGAGCGAGAACGAGACCCTGACGACGAAGCCGGCCTCGGAGGACGAACTCCGCGAGGCGCTGTACGACGTCGTCGACCCCGAGCTGGGCATCGACGTCGTCAACCTCGGCCTGATCTACGGCATCCACATCGACGACGCGAACATCGCGACGATCGACATGACCCTGACGTCCGCGGCCTGCCCGCTCACCGACGTCATCGAGGACCAGGCCAAGTCCGCCACGGACGGCATCGTCAACGAACTGCGCATCAACTGGGTCTGGATGCCGCCGTGGGGCCCGGACAAGATCACGGACGACGGGCGCGAGCAGCTTCGGGCACTCGGCTTCAACGTCTGA
- the sufB gene encoding Fe-S cluster assembly protein SufB: protein MTLPIEETAHPELEGLGTYEYGWADSDVAGASAKRGINEDVVRDISGKKNEPEWMTKLRLKGLRLFEKKPMPNWGSDLSGIDFDNIKYFVRSTEKQAESWEDLPEDIKNTYDKLGIPEAEKQRLVAGVAAQYESEVVYHQIREDLEEQGVIFLDTDTALKQHPELFKEYFGTVIPVGDNKFASLNTAVWSGGSFIYVPKGVHVEIPLQAYFRINTENMGQFERTLIIVDEDAYVHYVEGCTAPIYKSDSLHSAVVEIIVKKGARCRYTTIQNWSNNVYNLVTKRAVAYEGATMEWIDGNIGSKVTMKYPAVYLMGEHAKGETLSIAFAGEGQHQDAGSKMVHMAPNTSSNIVSKSVARGGGRTSYRGLVEIGEGAHGSKSNVLCDALLVDTISRSDTYPYVDVREDDVSMGHEATVSKVSEDQLFYLMSRGMTEFEAMAMIVRGFVEPIAKELPMEYALELNRLIELQMEGSVG, encoded by the coding sequence ATGACGCTCCCCATCGAGGAGACTGCCCACCCTGAGCTCGAGGGTCTGGGTACGTACGAATACGGTTGGGCCGACTCCGACGTGGCCGGTGCCTCTGCGAAGCGCGGCATCAACGAGGACGTCGTCCGCGACATCTCCGGGAAGAAGAACGAGCCGGAGTGGATGACCAAGCTCCGCCTCAAGGGCCTGCGCCTCTTCGAGAAGAAGCCCATGCCCAACTGGGGCTCGGACCTGTCGGGCATCGACTTCGACAACATCAAGTACTTCGTGCGCTCCACGGAGAAGCAGGCGGAGTCCTGGGAGGACCTGCCCGAGGACATCAAGAACACGTACGACAAGCTCGGCATCCCGGAGGCGGAGAAGCAGCGCCTCGTCGCGGGTGTCGCGGCCCAGTACGAGTCCGAGGTCGTCTACCACCAGATCCGTGAGGACCTGGAGGAGCAGGGCGTCATCTTCCTGGACACCGACACCGCTCTCAAGCAGCACCCGGAGCTCTTCAAGGAGTACTTCGGCACGGTCATCCCGGTCGGCGACAACAAGTTCGCGTCGCTGAACACCGCGGTGTGGTCCGGCGGCTCCTTCATCTACGTGCCGAAGGGTGTGCACGTCGAGATCCCGCTCCAGGCCTACTTCCGTATCAACACGGAGAACATGGGCCAGTTCGAGCGGACGCTGATCATCGTCGACGAGGACGCCTACGTCCACTACGTCGAGGGCTGTACGGCGCCGATCTACAAGTCGGACTCCCTGCACTCCGCGGTCGTCGAGATCATCGTGAAGAAGGGCGCCCGCTGCCGCTACACGACCATCCAGAACTGGTCGAACAACGTCTACAACCTGGTCACCAAGCGCGCCGTGGCGTACGAGGGCGCGACCATGGAGTGGATCGACGGCAACATCGGCTCCAAGGTCACCATGAAGTACCCGGCCGTCTACCTGATGGGCGAGCACGCCAAGGGCGAGACCCTGTCCATCGCCTTCGCGGGCGAGGGCCAGCACCAGGACGCCGGCTCCAAGATGGTCCACATGGCGCCGAACACCTCGTCGAACATCGTCTCCAAGTCGGTGGCGCGCGGCGGTGGCCGTACCTCGTACCGCGGTCTGGTCGAGATCGGCGAGGGCGCCCACGGCTCGAAGTCCAACGTGCTGTGCGACGCGCTGCTCGTCGACACGATCTCCCGCTCGGACACGTACCCCTACGTGGACGTCCGCGAGGACGACGTGTCCATGGGCCACGAGGCGACGGTCTCCAAGGTCTCCGAGGACCAGCTCTTCTACCTGATGAGCCGAGGGATGACCGAGTTCGAGGCGATGGCGATGATCGTGCGCGGCTTCGTCGAGCCGATCGCCAAGGAACTGCCGATGGAGTACGCCCTCGAACTCAACCGGCTGATCGAACTGCAGATGGAAGGCTCGGTCGGTTAA
- a CDS encoding DUF2283 domain-containing protein, with amino-acid sequence MADVRVTYDKTVNAAYVYFTDPQAHVHSAHMYPCDPVDVDGMINLDFDEQGRLIGIEVLAADSKLPTYLLESAERLDTEGA; translated from the coding sequence GTGGCAGACGTCAGGGTCACCTACGACAAGACCGTGAACGCAGCGTACGTGTACTTCACCGATCCACAGGCCCACGTGCACTCCGCGCACATGTATCCCTGTGATCCGGTGGACGTCGACGGCATGATCAACCTCGACTTCGACGAGCAGGGCCGCCTCATCGGTATCGAGGTGTTGGCGGCCGACTCAAAACTGCCCACGTACCTGCTCGAGTCAGCGGAGCGGCTGGACACCGAAGGCGCATGA
- a CDS encoding bifunctional 3-phenylpropionate/cinnamic acid dioxygenase ferredoxin subunit, whose protein sequence is MTASTTFVRACGLSELEEDTPKRVELDGTPVSVVKTEGEVFAINDICSHANVSLSEGEVEDCQIECWLHGSAFDLRTGKPSGLPATRPVPVYPVKIEGDDVLVSLSQES, encoded by the coding sequence ATGACCGCCTCGACGACGTTCGTACGCGCCTGTGGGCTGAGCGAGCTGGAGGAGGACACCCCGAAGCGGGTGGAACTCGACGGCACGCCGGTCTCGGTCGTGAAGACCGAGGGGGAGGTGTTCGCGATCAACGACATCTGCTCGCACGCGAACGTCTCGCTCTCCGAGGGCGAGGTGGAGGACTGTCAGATCGAGTGCTGGCTGCACGGCTCCGCGTTCGACCTCCGCACCGGCAAACCGTCCGGCCTGCCCGCGACGCGCCCCGTCCCCGTTTACCCCGTAAAGATCGAAGGGGACGATGTGCTCGTCTCCCTCTCCCAGGAGTCCTGA
- the dapD gene encoding 2,3,4,5-tetrahydropyridine-2,6-dicarboxylate N-succinyltransferase, producing the protein MTDTTATRTTGAVAAGLATLTADGTVLDTWFPAPELSTEPGPAGTERLSAERAVELLGEGAAKAIGPDARRGVEVVAVRTVIASLDEKPIDAHDAYLRLHLLSHRLVQPHGQSLDGIFGHLANVAWTSLGPVAVDDVEKVRLNARAEGLHLQVTSIDKFPRMTDYVAPKGVRIADADRVRLGAHLAEGTTVMHEGFVNFNAGTLGTSMVEGRISAGVVVGDGSDIGGGASTMGTLSGGGNVRITIGERCLVGAEAGVGIALGDECVVEAGLYVTAGTRVTMPDGQIVKARELSGASNILFRRNSVTGTVEARPNNAVWGGLNEILHSHN; encoded by the coding sequence ATGACCGACACGACTGCCACGCGCACCACCGGCGCCGTCGCCGCGGGCCTCGCCACCCTCACCGCCGACGGCACCGTCCTCGACACCTGGTTCCCCGCGCCCGAACTGTCCACCGAACCCGGCCCGGCCGGCACCGAGCGGCTGTCCGCCGAGCGTGCCGTCGAACTGCTCGGTGAAGGCGCCGCGAAAGCCATCGGGCCCGACGCCCGCCGGGGCGTCGAAGTGGTCGCGGTCCGCACGGTCATCGCCTCGCTGGACGAGAAGCCGATCGACGCGCACGACGCGTACCTGCGGCTGCACCTGCTCTCGCACCGACTCGTACAGCCGCACGGCCAGAGCCTGGACGGCATCTTCGGCCACCTCGCCAATGTCGCCTGGACCTCGCTCGGCCCGGTCGCCGTCGACGACGTCGAGAAGGTACGGCTCAACGCCCGCGCCGAGGGACTGCACCTCCAGGTCACGTCCATCGACAAGTTCCCGCGCATGACGGACTACGTCGCGCCCAAGGGCGTCCGCATCGCCGACGCCGACCGCGTCCGGCTCGGCGCGCACCTCGCCGAGGGCACCACCGTGATGCACGAGGGCTTCGTGAACTTCAACGCGGGCACCCTCGGCACCTCGATGGTCGAGGGCCGCATCTCGGCCGGCGTCGTCGTCGGCGACGGCTCGGACATCGGCGGGGGCGCCTCCACCATGGGCACCCTGTCCGGCGGCGGCAACGTCCGCATCACCATCGGCGAGCGCTGCCTGGTCGGCGCCGAGGCCGGCGTCGGCATCGCCCTCGGCGACGAGTGCGTGGTCGAGGCGGGCCTGTACGTCACGGCGGGTACCCGCGTGACCATGCCCGACGGCCAGATCGTCAAGGCCCGCGAACTCTCCGGCGCGTCCAACATCCTCTTCCGCCGCAACTCGGTCACCGGAACCGTCGAGGCCCGGCCGAACAACGCGGTGTGGGGCGGACTGAACGAGATCCTGCACAGCCACAACTGA